The genomic window TGCATCATGTGCCGTAATTATTCAGAGTATGTTAGACAAAGAGGAACAAAAAATCTAGTCAAGAAATATTCTGTGCAATCAAAAGAGCTGCCCTAAAAGGCAGCTCTTTTATAATCATTTAATATTTTGCTCTGTACTGTGAAGTATTATTTACATCCTCAAAATATAAATAACTTTTTTCAGATTTAAGTTAATTTGTTCTAAATTTTTCAGATATACAATTTCAGATATATAATATAGAAAAGATAATCTTTCAAACTTTTACCAGTTATGATATAAGCCACCACTTTTACCATTCACCATATAATATATCACTTACCCGTATAAAAATATCAAATTTTAATTTAATGCAAATATTTTTTAGGATTATTTCTATTTAGTCTCAATCTAACTCTCATTATTACAGAGTACAGATATATAGCCGCTAATTATTAATCTTTCTTCAACTTTTGCAAATATGCTTTTATTATGAGTAGGGATAATTTTATTTATTCTTTAAATAATAATTATTCAAAATTTGAGGTATAATAGTTTAAAAGGAATATTTAAAAGGGGGTCCCTATGATTTATTCAGCAGAAAGAATCCACCTGAGAAACCCATCTGAAGTGGATGAAATAAAAAAATTTTTAAAAAAATTTCAGCTTGATTTTGAAGAGGATATAGATTACACAGTTGCAATCAGAGAAAATGGGCAAGTCGTTGCCACCTGTTCAAAATCTAAAGATATCCTAAAATGTTTTGCAATTGACTCATCGATGCAGGGAAGCGGGATAACAAACATACTTTTGAAAGCACTTCAAGATAAACTTTTCGAAGAAGGCATTTTTCATTCTTTTATTTTTACAAAACCAATTTACGAAACTATATTTACATCCCTAGGTTATAAAGTTGTTGAAAAAGTTGATAAAGTTATTTTGTTAGAAGGTGGTATGGGGGGAATCGATAAAGAACTAGAAAAAATCTCTTTTGAATTTTCTATAGATTCCCACATACCCAAAACCGCCCTCGTGATGAACTGCAATCCGTTTACTTTAGGTCATAGATATCTTATAGAACAGGCGAGTGAAATCTCTGAAGAGGTATTACTATTTGTTGTAGAAGAAAATAAATCTCTTTTCCCATTCAAAGTTAGATATGATCTGGTAAAAAAAGGGGTTGCCGATTTAAAAAATGTAAAGGTAATTCCAGGAGGAAAATATATAATATCTTCAGCTACTTTCCCTTCATACTTTTTGAGAGAAACCGGAGAGTTTTTAGAAGCCTACACCACATTGGATGCAAAAATATTTGCAAACTATTTTTGCAAAAAATTTAATATTACCCAAAGATTGGTTGGAGAAGAGCCTTACTGTGAAGTCACCAGTGCGTACAATGATGCACTTGCAAAAACCCTTAAAAAATTTGGAATAGGTCTAAAAACTATAAAGCGAAAAGAAGGTGGGGAAGAGACCGGATTTATAAGTGCTTCAAAGGTGAGAGAATCAATAAAAAGAAATAAATCTGTAAATATAGACGAATTGTCAAAACTAATTCCAAAAAGTACACTTGAATTTTTACAGTCAGAAGATGGAAAGGAGATTGTGGAGAAAATCATTTCCTCACATACACCACACTAATGAATAAAAAAACTATTAATCCTATTGACATTTTAAATGCCCGAGAAGAAAGAGTGAGATATCAGAAGATACTATCAGAAAAATACGAACTTCCTTTTATAGCCTTGAGGGCAAACTACCCCGGACTGGATAAAAACAACTCTGTGGCAAATGACATAGCATCTATTATGAATAAAGAGTGTTACAAAATTTTCAAGGGGAAAATAAGGCATACAGAAAGTATAGACTCCTTTGAAGGAATCGTATATATTCTGTTTATAGAAGAAAACCCTGTAACAATAAAAAAATCAGCGGTAGAACTAGAGGAAACCCATTCTTTGGGAAGACTTGTAGATATTGATGTCTACAGACAGGCTTCTGAGAGCATCAGCAGGCTCCAGCTAAATCTTCCAAAAAGAAAATGTTTTATTTGCGAGGAAGATGCTCATGTATGCGTAAGAAGTCGAGCCCATTCATTGAATGTTATTCTTGATTACATTCAGAAGTTTTATGATAATTTCAAAAAAAACTGAGGTGAATAAGTAAATGTATCCAGAAAAAATATACAGATTAGGTGAATTTGCTCTTGAGTCCATGCTAATGGAGGTTGCCTGCTTCCCATCATTTGGGCTTGTATCTCCGGTATCAAAGGGTGCTCACGAAGATATGGATTATTTCACCTTTATAAAAAGTACAGCTTCACTTCAAAAATATATGTTGAAAATAGCCCACAGAGCCTTTTCTCCAGACTCCATAGATGCAATTTTTAGAGACTGTCGGAAATTGGGCATACATGCTGAAAAAGAGATGTTTGAAAAAACTAAGGGGGTCAATACTCACAAAGGAATGATCTTCGTTTTAGGAATAGTAGTCATAGCAGTTGCAAAGGCTCTCTATGAGAAAAAAGATTTTTACACAATTCAGGAATATATACGTACCATGACTAAAGGACTTGTCAGCAGCGAGCTAGAGACCATTGAGAAAAAAAGCGTCCTCACCCACGGTGAAAGAGTTTTTGTAGAATATGGCATAGCTGGAATACGTGGTGAAGTGGAAGCTGGAATCCCTGTTATTTTTGAACATGCACTGCCAGCATATGATAGTATTGATTTCTCAGGTGTAGGAGACAACGAAAGACTTCTTCATACTCTTATAACTATAATGGCTCACTGCGATGATACCACCATACTTCATAGACATGATATTGACACTTTAAGAAAAGTTCAGGATATCTGCAAAGACCTTTTGAAAAAAGGGAGTCTTTTAAACAAAGATATAATTATAGAAATAGACGAGTTAGATAAGAAATTT from uncultured Ilyobacter sp. includes these protein-coding regions:
- the citC gene encoding [citrate (pro-3S)-lyase] ligase, which gives rise to MIYSAERIHLRNPSEVDEIKKFLKKFQLDFEEDIDYTVAIRENGQVVATCSKSKDILKCFAIDSSMQGSGITNILLKALQDKLFEEGIFHSFIFTKPIYETIFTSLGYKVVEKVDKVILLEGGMGGIDKELEKISFEFSIDSHIPKTALVMNCNPFTLGHRYLIEQASEISEEVLLFVVEENKSLFPFKVRYDLVKKGVADLKNVKVIPGGKYIISSATFPSYFLRETGEFLEAYTTLDAKIFANYFCKKFNITQRLVGEEPYCEVTSAYNDALAKTLKKFGIGLKTIKRKEGGEETGFISASKVRESIKRNKSVNIDELSKLIPKSTLEFLQSEDGKEIVEKIISSHTPH
- the citX gene encoding citrate lyase holo-[acyl-carrier protein] synthase, whose product is MNKKTINPIDILNAREERVRYQKILSEKYELPFIALRANYPGLDKNNSVANDIASIMNKECYKIFKGKIRHTESIDSFEGIVYILFIEENPVTIKKSAVELEETHSLGRLVDIDVYRQASESISRLQLNLPKRKCFICEEDAHVCVRSRAHSLNVILDYIQKFYDNFKKN
- the citG gene encoding triphosphoribosyl-dephospho-CoA synthase CitG, which codes for MYPEKIYRLGEFALESMLMEVACFPSFGLVSPVSKGAHEDMDYFTFIKSTASLQKYMLKIAHRAFSPDSIDAIFRDCRKLGIHAEKEMFEKTKGVNTHKGMIFVLGIVVIAVAKALYEKKDFYTIQEYIRTMTKGLVSSELETIEKKSVLTHGERVFVEYGIAGIRGEVEAGIPVIFEHALPAYDSIDFSGVGDNERLLHTLITIMAHCDDTTILHRHDIDTLRKVQDICKDLLKKGSLLNKDIIIEIDELDKKFSEKRISPGGCADLLAVTVFLSLVKKCFYKTL